Proteins from a single region of Pseudodesulfovibrio portus:
- a CDS encoding ATP-binding protein: MRGRDGVFIAGIPALMMALCAMCLVLLAPAPAHAAHGKGGHLIAVVLKDFPPLYISDDEGGHSGFAIDVLVEVAERTGLRYELLEVENWGEAMSALETGRGDFIPGIGISQARQERFIFSDVFETIPVVCFVRNETYDIGGIDDLPGRRTAVMDRSAAQTVLGKTAGMLLTPYNTIDEALFSLLAGKVDAFVFPEYVLKRKAREIGVEDQIKVVGEPLIELKRGYLFRRDEAPLRDRVNEALRDFVGSPEYNEIFARWWFKPAPFWTIWRVSLAAAFLLVLTMVSFAVWRWQTVSALNRRLNRTMEERLLAQNRLEASERLLNKAQELTTVGSFERDLSTGKGYWSDALFKILGYPPAGESPSEAAFIEHIHPEDRTRYRHGIESATPEYPNDFFEFRFKPLGSDEYRFATCLFSYEFAPDGTPLKRIGAIQDITDRKAIEKQLREAKDKAEAANHAKSEFLANMSHELRTPLNGAMGMLQLMKMERLDPEHRDYVRTALASCRNLTTLINDILDLSKVEANKLVLSMVDFNPAELVESVRETFVMLAAEKRIGLEFSIADDLPECVVGDPARLRQVLFNLVGNAIKFTEMGSVSVEVFSLARDERGMCRLLFSVRDTGIGVPDDMVDRIFGPFTQVDGAYTRRFQGTGLGLHIVKRLVSLMGGNISIESMQDRGTTVHVTLSFMVVGRPDPLLPKPPRSLSSSSTPRHILIVEDERVNLLTISRFVERLGHRHTCAVNGLEAVRIMQEKNIDMVLMDVQMPVMNGIEATRAIRELDTLGPRRDVPIIALTAHAMSGDREAFLAEGMSGYLAKPVSLEELETMLAEFFNP, encoded by the coding sequence ATGAGGGGAAGAGATGGGGTATTCATCGCCGGTATTCCGGCATTGATGATGGCGTTGTGCGCCATGTGCCTTGTCCTGCTCGCGCCCGCGCCCGCACACGCCGCCCATGGAAAGGGCGGCCACCTGATTGCCGTGGTTCTCAAGGATTTCCCCCCGCTGTATATCTCCGACGACGAAGGCGGGCATTCCGGTTTTGCCATCGACGTCCTGGTGGAAGTGGCCGAACGGACGGGCCTCCGCTATGAGTTGCTGGAGGTGGAAAACTGGGGCGAGGCCATGAGCGCGCTGGAAACCGGGCGGGGGGATTTCATCCCCGGCATCGGCATCAGCCAGGCGCGGCAGGAGCGGTTCATCTTTTCCGATGTCTTCGAGACCATTCCCGTGGTCTGCTTCGTCCGGAACGAGACCTATGACATAGGCGGCATAGACGACCTGCCGGGCCGCCGCACGGCGGTCATGGACCGCAGCGCTGCCCAGACCGTGCTCGGCAAGACCGCGGGCATGCTCCTCACGCCGTACAACACCATTGACGAGGCCCTGTTCAGCCTGCTCGCGGGCAAGGTGGACGCCTTTGTCTTTCCCGAATACGTCCTGAAGCGCAAGGCCCGGGAAATCGGGGTCGAGGATCAGATCAAGGTGGTGGGCGAACCGCTCATCGAGCTCAAGCGCGGCTATCTGTTCCGGAGGGACGAAGCGCCCCTGCGCGACAGGGTCAACGAGGCGCTGCGCGACTTTGTGGGTTCTCCGGAATACAATGAGATTTTTGCCCGCTGGTGGTTCAAGCCCGCTCCTTTCTGGACCATCTGGCGGGTGTCCCTGGCCGCAGCCTTCCTGCTTGTCCTGACCATGGTCTCCTTTGCCGTCTGGCGCTGGCAGACCGTCTCGGCCCTGAACAGGCGGCTCAACCGGACCATGGAGGAGCGGCTGTTGGCGCAGAACCGGCTGGAGGCGAGCGAGCGGCTGCTGAACAAGGCCCAGGAGTTGACCACGGTGGGCAGCTTCGAGCGGGACCTGTCCACCGGAAAGGGATACTGGTCCGATGCCCTGTTCAAGATTCTCGGCTATCCGCCTGCCGGGGAGTCTCCCTCGGAGGCCGCGTTCATCGAGCACATCCATCCCGAGGACAGGACGCGGTACCGGCATGGCATCGAAAGCGCAACGCCGGAATATCCAAACGACTTTTTCGAATTTCGCTTCAAGCCGCTCGGCAGTGACGAATACCGTTTTGCCACCTGTCTTTTCTCCTACGAGTTCGCACCGGACGGCACTCCCCTGAAGCGGATCGGGGCCATCCAGGACATCACGGATCGGAAGGCCATCGAGAAGCAGCTGCGCGAGGCCAAGGACAAGGCGGAGGCGGCCAACCACGCCAAGAGCGAATTCCTGGCCAACATGAGTCACGAGTTGCGTACGCCTCTCAACGGGGCCATGGGCATGCTCCAGCTCATGAAGATGGAGCGGCTCGACCCGGAGCACCGGGACTACGTCAGGACAGCCCTGGCTTCCTGTCGGAACCTGACGACCCTGATCAACGACATCCTCGACCTGTCCAAGGTGGAGGCCAACAAGCTCGTGCTGTCCATGGTCGATTTCAACCCGGCCGAGTTGGTGGAATCCGTGCGCGAGACCTTTGTCATGCTGGCCGCCGAGAAACGGATCGGGCTCGAGTTCTCCATTGCCGACGACCTCCCGGAATGCGTGGTCGGCGACCCGGCCCGGCTCAGGCAGGTGCTTTTCAACCTGGTGGGCAACGCCATCAAGTTCACGGAGATGGGATCGGTGTCCGTGGAGGTGTTCAGCCTGGCCCGCGACGAAAGGGGCATGTGCAGGTTGCTTTTTTCGGTCAGGGACACCGGCATCGGCGTGCCCGACGACATGGTGGATCGCATCTTCGGCCCGTTCACCCAGGTGGACGGGGCCTATACGCGGCGGTTCCAGGGAACGGGGCTGGGGCTGCACATCGTCAAGCGGCTGGTGTCCCTCATGGGCGGCAACATTTCCATCGAATCCATGCAGGACAGGGGGACCACGGTCCACGTCACGCTCTCTTTCATGGTGGTGGGCCGTCCGGATCCCCTGTTGCCGAAGCCGCCCCGGTCGCTGTCTTCCTCCTCCACGCCGCGCCATATCCTCATCGTGGAGGACGAGCGCGTGAACCTGCTCACCATCTCCCGGTTCGTGGAGCGGCTGGGCCACCGCCACACCTGCGCCGTCAACGGGCTTGAAGCGGTGCGCATCATGCAGGAGAAGAATATCGACATGGTGCTCATGGACGTCCAGATGCCGGTCATGAACGGCATCGAGGCGACCCGGGCCATCCGCGAGCTCGACACCCTGGGGCCCAGGCGGGACGTGCCCATCATCGCCTTGACCGCCCACGCCATGAGCGGCGACAGGGAGGCCTTCCTGGCCGAGGGCATGAGCGGTTACCTGGCCAAGCCCGTGTCCCTGGAAGAGCTGGAGACCATGCTGGCCGAGTTCTTCAACCCGTAG
- a CDS encoding EF-hand domain-containing protein, with amino-acid sequence MRKILFAVALVLLLCRPAIAGTNYNVCFNSLDADQNGVMSKGEFLVAFSGGDVTVFEKADTDKDGAVDHEEWEAYKESQGFEETH; translated from the coding sequence ATGAGGAAGATTCTGTTCGCCGTGGCGCTGGTGCTCTTGTTGTGCCGCCCGGCCATAGCCGGAACCAATTACAACGTCTGCTTCAACTCCCTGGACGCCGATCAGAACGGCGTCATGTCGAAGGGCGAGTTCCTGGTCGCCTTTTCCGGGGGCGACGTGACGGTTTTCGAAAAGGCCGACACCGACAAGGACGGCGCCGTGGACCACGAAGAGTGGGAAGCGTACAAGGAAAGCCAGGGATTCGAAGAAACACACTGA
- a CDS encoding metal-sensitive transcriptional regulator, giving the protein MTDTMSEEEKIKKNVLSRMKRIEGQVRGIQGMIEAGKECQDILVQVRAVRSALQSANKLILKRYLLRCYAESVEDGTDSKEALDKFIRVVTGFIEG; this is encoded by the coding sequence ATGACCGACACTATGAGCGAAGAGGAAAAAATCAAGAAAAACGTCCTCTCCCGCATGAAACGCATCGAGGGACAGGTTCGCGGCATTCAGGGCATGATCGAGGCGGGCAAGGAGTGCCAGGACATCCTGGTCCAGGTCAGGGCCGTGCGCAGCGCCCTGCAATCCGCCAACAAGCTTATCCTGAAACGATACCTGCTTCGATGCTACGCCGAATCCGTGGAAGACGGGACCGACTCCAAGGAGGCCCTGGACAAGTTCATCAGGGTCGTGACAGGGTTCATCGAAGGATAA
- a CDS encoding TorD/DmsD family molecular chaperone — protein MPIADSKIVLLKAIELCVAVFRGPGASLWAAMTDSGVPELLTSVQHYSGLPVEPLSRLREGLAGCDGDFDTLETEYVRLFIAGPGGVPAPLYESCHLGGGSRTMGRPALDMRDRLAAAGLAVDLDSNEPPDHLAIELEYLYHLLALGWSGDEPARADEGVEFATSVMLPWVRRFRDALAGSDPHPVFMAGADLAVGVLESVPHA, from the coding sequence ATGCCGATCGCCGATTCCAAAATCGTTCTTCTCAAAGCCATCGAGCTGTGCGTGGCCGTATTCCGCGGCCCCGGCGCATCGCTCTGGGCGGCTATGACCGATTCAGGAGTGCCCGAACTCCTTACCAGTGTCCAGCACTATTCAGGCCTCCCGGTCGAGCCGCTCAGCCGCCTCCGGGAAGGGCTGGCAGGGTGCGACGGCGACTTCGACACCCTGGAAACGGAATACGTCCGCCTCTTCATCGCCGGTCCCGGCGGCGTCCCGGCGCCGCTGTACGAGTCCTGCCATCTCGGCGGCGGGTCCCGGACCATGGGACGCCCCGCCCTGGACATGCGGGACAGGTTGGCCGCCGCAGGGCTGGCCGTGGACCTCGATTCCAACGAGCCGCCCGACCACCTGGCCATCGAGCTCGAATACCTCTACCACCTGCTGGCGCTGGGCTGGTCCGGCGACGAACCGGCCCGGGCCGATGAGGGGGTCGAATTCGCAACGTCCGTCATGCTCCCGTGGGTGCGCCGTTTTCGCGACGCCCTGGCCGGGAGCGATCCCCACCCGGTGTTCATGGCCGGAGCCGACCTGGCCGTCGGCGTGCTCGAGTCCGTGCCTCACGCCTAG
- a CDS encoding rhodanese-like domain-containing protein, whose product MRKKIILMACLLLAFAFSAVPSAADENEVWWASAKAEAERDGYGLIDDATLGDRVRSGDAPLILDARADYEFAAGHIPGAVNMEFDLGDRLGLPEAKQQEIRELLGPDTARPVVIYCRSFRULRSSIAARWAARLGYTNVLRYPAGFHGWKTAHPELVEGRTEERHVLAVGDSFPTCRVAVLSGDADREYLNLPDNAKWLELGELSARFVLIQLYNTLCNDCVAETKMLSRFFKQVEADPVLAGRLKIIGLGVYDSNQAVVRFRKHYEVAYPLFSDKDGQIFECLGQAELPLAYLVRAEGDGSWTIELIRRGYFKPDEKFLNVLKAAVIRAETTD is encoded by the coding sequence ATGCGCAAGAAAATCATATTGATGGCATGTCTGCTCCTCGCCTTTGCCTTTTCCGCCGTCCCGTCCGCCGCCGACGAGAACGAGGTCTGGTGGGCGTCGGCCAAGGCCGAGGCCGAACGCGACGGATACGGGCTCATCGACGACGCGACCCTGGGCGACCGGGTCCGGAGCGGGGACGCCCCGCTGATCCTCGACGCGCGGGCGGACTACGAGTTCGCAGCCGGGCACATCCCCGGGGCCGTGAACATGGAATTCGACCTGGGCGACCGTTTGGGCCTGCCCGAGGCCAAGCAGCAGGAAATCCGGGAACTGCTGGGACCGGACACGGCGCGGCCCGTGGTCATCTACTGTCGGAGCTTCAGGTGACTGCGCAGCTCCATCGCCGCCCGGTGGGCGGCGCGGCTGGGATACACCAACGTGCTCAGATACCCGGCGGGCTTCCATGGCTGGAAGACGGCCCATCCCGAGCTGGTGGAAGGCAGGACCGAAGAGCGGCACGTGCTGGCCGTGGGCGACTCCTTCCCCACCTGCCGGGTGGCGGTCCTGAGCGGCGACGCGGACAGGGAGTATCTCAATCTTCCCGACAACGCCAAGTGGCTGGAACTGGGCGAGCTGTCCGCACGGTTCGTGCTCATCCAGCTGTACAACACACTGTGCAACGACTGCGTGGCCGAGACCAAGATGCTGTCACGGTTCTTCAAGCAGGTGGAGGCGGACCCGGTCCTCGCCGGTCGGCTCAAGATCATCGGCCTGGGCGTGTACGATTCCAACCAGGCCGTGGTCCGGTTCAGGAAGCACTACGAAGTGGCCTACCCGCTCTTCTCGGACAAGGACGGGCAGATATTCGAATGCCTGGGCCAGGCCGAGTTGCCGTTGGCCTACCTGGTCCGGGCCGAGGGAGACGGGAGTTGGACCATCGAACTGATCCGGCGGGGCTATTTCAAGCCGGACGAAAAATTCCTGAACGTGCTCAAGGCCGCAGTCATCCGGGCCGAGACCACGGACTAG
- a CDS encoding rhodanese-like domain-containing protein — protein sequence MHRKMIAAAMMLVFALVAFAGPAVAEEAKKPKFKQYHTIVDYNFVAKYAKMPKPKGVMIIDSRPYKPKYVDGYIPTAVSIPASQFEKMADQLPADKDDLLIFYCGGLACPLSHKSAYMAEEMGYTNVKVYAEGYPDFKKRHAYTSIGLENLHAKLTGGENYMLIDARPYKKYLDGAIPSAIGIPDSVFPEKRGMLPVDKVNTTLVYYCGGYKCALSHKSAVKARALGYKKVVVAEAGYPGWKEMFGAADVAVKAGEAEGAVDAEWFMKTLKENPSSITLIDVRDPEEFAMGHFPTAINMPVDMVDKKGADIPTDKPIVFSCATGARAGEAYYLFLDKFPDAKNVFYLEATNDFNEDNTYEVHPNK from the coding sequence ATGCACAGGAAAATGATTGCAGCAGCCATGATGCTGGTCTTCGCCCTGGTGGCGTTCGCCGGACCGGCGGTGGCCGAAGAGGCAAAGAAGCCCAAGTTCAAGCAGTACCACACCATCGTGGATTACAACTTCGTGGCCAAGTACGCCAAGATGCCCAAGCCCAAGGGCGTGATGATCATCGACTCCAGGCCCTACAAGCCCAAGTACGTCGACGGTTACATCCCGACCGCGGTGTCCATCCCGGCCAGCCAGTTCGAGAAGATGGCCGACCAGCTGCCCGCCGACAAGGACGATCTGCTGATCTTCTATTGCGGCGGCCTGGCCTGCCCCCTGTCCCACAAGTCCGCCTACATGGCCGAGGAGATGGGCTACACCAACGTCAAGGTCTATGCCGAGGGCTATCCGGACTTCAAGAAGCGGCACGCATACACCTCCATCGGCCTGGAGAACCTCCACGCCAAATTGACCGGCGGCGAAAACTACATGCTGATCGATGCCCGCCCGTACAAGAAGTACCTTGACGGGGCCATCCCGTCCGCCATCGGCATCCCGGATTCCGTGTTTCCGGAAAAGCGCGGCATGCTGCCCGTGGACAAGGTGAACACCACCCTGGTCTACTACTGCGGCGGCTACAAGTGCGCCCTGTCCCACAAGTCCGCTGTCAAGGCCCGGGCCCTGGGCTACAAGAAGGTCGTGGTCGCCGAAGCCGGTTACCCCGGCTGGAAGGAAATGTTCGGCGCGGCCGACGTCGCGGTCAAGGCGGGCGAGGCCGAAGGGGCCGTGGACGCCGAGTGGTTCATGAAGACCCTCAAGGAGAACCCGTCGTCCATCACCCTGATCGACGTGCGCGATCCCGAGGAATTCGCCATGGGCCACTTCCCCACCGCCATCAACATGCCGGTGGACATGGTCGACAAGAAGGGTGCCGACATCCCCACGGACAAGCCCATCGTCTTCTCCTGCGCCACCGGCGCCAGGGCGGGCGAGGCCTACTACCTGTTCCTGGACAAGTTCCCGGACGCCAAGAACGTCTTCTACCTTGAGGCCACCAACGACTTCAACGAAGACAACACCTACGAGGTCCATCCCAACAAGTAG
- a CDS encoding formate dehydrogenase subunit gamma, with the protein MPKLHKRHDKSDIFIHWFNAACWILLLLTGVGLIQHPAIDPFGSGYPEGLRSLVGGGANLLAIHEGLGLIWIAGFVFYLLINFRGARFFLAEIFAVSPARDMGWMLKKMVLMTLGPKALKAVGMDPELPDQGYYNMGQKAFAQASVVGGIVIAVTGVIMYLSDRSFGAEATVLVSWSIALHFIAVGLVFAGLLVHVYMAAISPEERPGFKSMFTGVVPDDYAKHHHRLWWNKVKTEGE; encoded by the coding sequence ATGCCTAAGCTCCACAAACGGCACGACAAATCCGATATCTTCATCCACTGGTTCAATGCGGCCTGCTGGATACTGCTCCTGCTGACCGGCGTGGGGCTGATCCAGCACCCGGCCATCGACCCGTTCGGCTCGGGCTATCCAGAGGGGCTGCGCTCCCTGGTGGGCGGCGGCGCGAACCTGCTGGCCATCCATGAAGGCCTCGGGCTCATCTGGATCGCGGGCTTCGTCTTCTACCTGCTGATCAATTTCCGGGGAGCCAGATTCTTCCTGGCGGAGATCTTCGCGGTCAGCCCGGCCCGGGACATGGGCTGGATGCTCAAGAAGATGGTCCTGATGACGCTGGGGCCCAAGGCCCTCAAGGCGGTCGGAATGGACCCGGAGCTGCCGGACCAGGGATACTACAACATGGGCCAGAAGGCGTTCGCCCAGGCGTCCGTGGTCGGCGGCATCGTCATCGCGGTCACCGGCGTGATCATGTACCTGTCCGACCGGAGCTTCGGGGCCGAGGCCACCGTGCTGGTCAGCTGGTCCATCGCCCTGCACTTCATCGCCGTGGGGCTGGTCTTCGCGGGCCTGCTGGTCCACGTGTACATGGCCGCCATCTCGCCCGAGGAACGGCCCGGCTTCAAGTCCATGTTCACCGGCGTGGTGCCCGACGACTACGCCAAGCACCACCACCGCCTGTGGTGGAACAAGGTCAAGACCGAGGGTGAGTAG
- a CDS encoding 4Fe-4S dicluster domain-containing protein, translating into MAQQLAMVIDAAKCIDCKACVAACKVANSVPEGQFRNWIKQADDAPVPGKASGKAKFQPGACMHCDNPTCVDACPTGATYKDPATGEVVIDHGLCIGCGNCLPACPYGARFRNAEKRKADKCNYCPERRAAGIPPACVDTCPTKARVFGDINDPESEAGRLYQKNKDQLARVTARTDTKPNMFYIGDPGTPDWGGEAVVPASMVAMKQTAPLLKAVVGLSGLGVLAMLGRQLIAGSGDHKEDTDA; encoded by the coding sequence ATGGCACAACAACTCGCAATGGTCATCGATGCCGCCAAGTGCATCGACTGCAAGGCCTGCGTGGCCGCCTGCAAGGTCGCCAACTCCGTGCCCGAGGGCCAGTTCCGCAACTGGATCAAACAGGCCGACGACGCCCCGGTTCCCGGAAAGGCGTCGGGCAAGGCCAAGTTCCAGCCCGGTGCGTGCATGCACTGCGACAACCCCACCTGCGTGGACGCCTGCCCAACCGGTGCGACCTACAAGGACCCGGCAACCGGGGAAGTGGTCATCGACCACGGGCTGTGCATCGGCTGCGGCAACTGCCTCCCGGCCTGTCCCTACGGCGCGCGCTTCCGCAACGCCGAAAAGCGCAAGGCCGACAAGTGCAACTACTGTCCCGAACGCCGTGCCGCCGGGATACCCCCGGCCTGCGTGGACACCTGTCCGACCAAGGCGCGCGTCTTCGGCGACATCAACGACCCCGAATCCGAAGCGGGCCGGCTGTACCAGAAGAACAAGGACCAACTGGCCCGCGTGACGGCCAGGACCGACACCAAGCCCAACATGTTCTACATCGGCGATCCCGGAACCCCGGACTGGGGCGGCGAGGCCGTGGTGCCCGCCTCCATGGTCGCCATGAAGCAGACCGCCCCGCTGCTGAAGGCCGTGGTCGGCCTGTCCGGGCTGGGCGTGCTGGCCATGCTCGGCCGTCAGCTGATCGCCGGAAGCGGCGACCACAAGGAGGACACCGATGCCTAA
- a CDS encoding molybdopterin-containing oxidoreductase family protein, protein MSRRDFFKASGLVAAGALGGPALLGGLKKANAAVPAPAWDSKFSACDICFNKCGLIARVEDGVVKKLDPNPKFLKSRGMLCARGNAGIAQVYDPDRLKHPLLRKGARGEGKWQRIPWDEALDMAAQKMEEVRSKYTPCGHLFSAGTDLHSQFVGRFAEVYGSFNVTSHESLCLVSGNRAFLDTYGEVPFADVLNSKYIIMAGANRFEALVTPDSMDLMTAIRENGCKLVTLDPRYTKTAALSHEWYPVRPGTDMAFMLALAHVIIAEKLYDPQWIEEKTYGIEMLAEHVKQYTPGFAAEQCSIPAEDIARIARELAAAAPAAMIYPGRRTSDYENSTQIRRAFAIVNGLLGNWDKPGGLLAARAVGLKGVPYDAPWYDENQEDRIDAHKVPMMFEHEGSFLVTRDAVLADDPYPIRGWFIYKTNPMGTAPNRKKTIEMMNKMDFVTVVDIAMSDTAWMADLVLPSQSYLERTDPCSGLQGSVACACVVKRDPIIEPMYESRSLFDVMKGIAGRMDLGEYFDFTIDEYRRKQTRDIPEALEVMDRDGVYYNPSKVYGIYEGRIYKTLSKKIELYNQRYEQMGLDPMPVYTEPTKVPKNQFRLVVGRDALTTQTSTANNSLLHQFNPANTLWLNTESAKRLGINDGDLVEVSSPVGRQELAAEVTDKIRTDTVYMLSGYNTLSTMQTLSHNVGASINELLDDDYDTVTGNASMHTTFVSVTRKVA, encoded by the coding sequence ATGTCCCGCCGCGACTTTTTCAAGGCTTCCGGCCTTGTGGCGGCCGGCGCCCTGGGCGGTCCCGCCCTGCTGGGCGGCCTGAAAAAGGCGAACGCGGCCGTGCCCGCTCCTGCCTGGGACTCCAAATTTTCAGCTTGCGACATCTGCTTCAACAAGTGCGGCCTCATCGCACGGGTGGAAGACGGAGTCGTCAAGAAACTCGACCCCAACCCGAAATTCCTGAAGTCGCGCGGCATGCTCTGTGCGCGCGGCAACGCGGGCATCGCCCAGGTCTACGACCCCGACCGCCTCAAGCACCCCCTGCTCCGCAAGGGCGCGCGCGGCGAGGGCAAGTGGCAGCGCATCCCCTGGGACGAGGCCCTGGACATGGCCGCCCAAAAGATGGAGGAGGTCCGCAGCAAGTATACCCCCTGCGGCCATCTCTTCTCCGCCGGCACCGACCTGCACTCCCAGTTCGTGGGCCGGTTCGCCGAAGTCTACGGCTCCTTCAACGTCACCTCGCACGAATCCCTGTGCCTGGTCTCGGGCAACAGGGCCTTCCTGGACACCTACGGCGAGGTGCCTTTTGCCGACGTACTCAACTCCAAGTACATCATCATGGCCGGGGCCAACCGCTTCGAGGCGCTGGTCACCCCGGACTCCATGGACCTGATGACCGCCATCCGCGAGAACGGCTGCAAGCTGGTCACCCTCGACCCGCGCTACACCAAGACTGCGGCCCTGTCCCACGAATGGTATCCGGTGCGTCCCGGCACGGACATGGCCTTCATGCTCGCCCTGGCGCACGTCATCATCGCCGAGAAACTCTACGACCCGCAGTGGATCGAGGAGAAGACCTACGGCATCGAGATGCTCGCCGAGCACGTCAAGCAATACACCCCCGGCTTTGCCGCCGAACAGTGTTCCATCCCTGCCGAGGACATCGCCCGCATCGCCCGCGAACTGGCGGCTGCGGCCCCTGCGGCCATGATCTACCCCGGCCGCCGCACCTCGGACTACGAGAACTCCACCCAGATCCGACGCGCGTTCGCCATCGTCAACGGGCTGCTCGGCAACTGGGACAAGCCCGGCGGGCTGCTGGCGGCCCGCGCCGTGGGGCTCAAGGGCGTGCCCTATGACGCCCCCTGGTACGACGAGAACCAGGAGGACCGCATCGACGCCCACAAGGTGCCCATGATGTTCGAGCACGAGGGCTCCTTCCTGGTCACCCGCGACGCGGTGCTGGCCGACGACCCGTACCCCATCCGCGGCTGGTTCATCTACAAGACCAACCCCATGGGCACGGCCCCCAACCGCAAGAAGACCATCGAGATGATGAACAAGATGGACTTCGTCACCGTGGTGGACATCGCCATGTCCGACACCGCCTGGATGGCCGACCTGGTGCTGCCGTCGCAGTCCTACCTGGAACGCACGGACCCGTGCTCCGGGCTCCAGGGCTCCGTGGCCTGCGCCTGCGTGGTCAAGCGCGATCCGATCATCGAGCCCATGTACGAATCCCGCTCCCTGTTCGACGTCATGAAGGGGATCGCCGGGAGGATGGACCTGGGCGAATACTTCGACTTCACCATCGACGAATACCGCAGGAAGCAGACCCGCGATATCCCCGAGGCGCTGGAGGTCATGGACCGCGACGGCGTGTACTACAACCCGTCCAAGGTCTACGGCATCTACGAGGGCCGCATCTACAAGACCCTTTCCAAGAAGATCGAGCTGTACAACCAGCGATACGAGCAGATGGGCCTCGACCCCATGCCCGTCTACACCGAACCGACAAAGGTCCCGAAAAACCAGTTCCGCCTGGTGGTGGGCCGCGACGCCCTGACCACCCAGACCTCCACGGCCAACAACTCCCTGCTGCACCAGTTCAACCCGGCCAATACCCTGTGGCTGAACACCGAGTCCGCCAAGCGCCTCGGCATCAACGACGGGGACCTGGTCGAGGTGTCCAGCCCGGTGGGCAGGCAGGAGCTTGCGGCAGAGGTCACGGACAAAATCCGCACGGACACGGTGTACATGCTCTCGGGCTACAACACCCTGTCCACCATGCAGACCCTGTCCCACAACGTGGGCGCGTCCATCAACGAACTGCTGGACGACGACTACGACACGGTCACCGGCAACGCGTCCATGCACACGACCTTTGTCTCCGTAACAAGGAAGGTGGCGTAA
- a CDS encoding c-type cytochrome produces MNRKLTVAVATALITIFAVSMAFAMGGGNARKGKFLYRKNCRSCHNGTDAPDLSPADRTQAQWTATFADTGKIKCSGDWTVNEKDLNDIFTYLHDFAKDSPSPAKCS; encoded by the coding sequence ATGAACCGCAAGCTGACCGTGGCCGTGGCAACGGCACTGATCACGATTTTCGCCGTATCCATGGCCTTCGCCATGGGCGGCGGCAACGCCCGCAAGGGTAAATTTCTCTACCGCAAGAACTGCCGGTCCTGCCACAACGGCACCGACGCTCCCGACCTGAGCCCGGCCGACCGCACCCAGGCCCAATGGACGGCCACCTTTGCCGACACCGGAAAGATCAAGTGTTCCGGCGACTGGACCGTCAACGAGAAGGACCTGAACGACATCTTCACCTATCTGCACGACTTCGCCAAGGACTCCCCGTCCCCGGCCAAGTGCTCCTAA
- a CDS encoding FecR family protein, with the protein MICAYSDARASSVFLVLFLALVLLMPSAARAEDMADAVGSVKTATGQAYVCRGTDRFSAKVGDHLFQGDTLVTAARSSMGVIFRDDTILSLGSGSEMVIDEFAFDPSKESMKFLVRMGRGTAQFITGQMAKLSPENMHVETPLSTIGIRGTRFLVKVD; encoded by the coding sequence ATGATCTGCGCATACTCCGATGCCCGTGCCTCGTCGGTTTTTCTCGTACTGTTTCTGGCTCTGGTCCTGTTGATGCCGTCTGCCGCGAGGGCCGAAGACATGGCCGATGCCGTGGGCTCGGTGAAGACGGCAACCGGGCAGGCCTATGTCTGCCGGGGGACCGACCGGTTCTCGGCGAAGGTGGGCGACCATCTCTTCCAGGGCGATACCCTCGTCACCGCCGCAAGATCATCCATGGGAGTCATTTTCCGGGACGATACGATTCTCTCCCTGGGGTCCGGGTCCGAGATGGTCATCGACGAATTCGCCTTTGATCCGTCAAAGGAGTCCATGAAATTTCTGGTCAGGATGGGCAGGGGCACGGCGCAGTTCATCACCGGGCAGATGGCCAAGCTGTCCCCGGAGAACATGCACGTGGAAACGCCGCTTTCAACCATTGGAATCCGGGGTACCCGTTTTCTGGTCAAGGTCGATTAG